The Burkholderia mallei ATCC 23344 genome has a window encoding:
- a CDS encoding ureidoglycolate lyase, which produces MKLLRYGAKSREKPGLLDAQGRIRDLSGVIDDVAGDALGPDALARLRAIDPASLPLVDGAPRLGACVGRVGKFVCIGLNYSDHAAESGMDVPSEPVVFGKWTSAICGPDDDVELPPGSTKTDWEVELGVVIGTGGRDIDEARALAHVAGYCIVNDVSERAYQLERGGTWDKGKGCDTFGPLGPWLVTADEVPDPHRLKLWLDVDGRRYQHGSTATMIFRVPFLISYLSRFMSLQPGDVISTGTPPGVGLGQKPPVYLRAGQVMTVGIEGLGEQRQRVVQR; this is translated from the coding sequence ATGAAACTGCTGCGATACGGGGCGAAGTCCCGAGAAAAACCCGGCCTGCTCGATGCGCAGGGGCGCATTCGCGATCTGTCCGGCGTCATCGACGACGTCGCGGGCGACGCGCTCGGCCCCGATGCGCTCGCGCGGCTGCGCGCGATCGATCCGGCGAGCCTGCCGCTCGTCGACGGCGCGCCGCGCCTCGGCGCGTGCGTGGGCCGCGTCGGCAAGTTCGTCTGCATCGGGCTCAACTATTCGGATCACGCGGCCGAATCCGGCATGGACGTGCCGAGCGAGCCCGTCGTCTTCGGCAAGTGGACGAGCGCGATCTGCGGGCCCGACGACGACGTCGAACTCCCGCCCGGCTCGACGAAGACCGATTGGGAAGTGGAGCTCGGCGTCGTGATCGGCACGGGCGGGCGCGACATCGACGAAGCGCGTGCGCTTGCGCACGTGGCCGGCTATTGCATCGTCAACGACGTGTCCGAGCGCGCGTACCAGCTCGAGCGCGGCGGCACGTGGGACAAGGGCAAGGGATGCGACACGTTCGGCCCGCTCGGGCCCTGGCTCGTGACGGCCGACGAAGTGCCGGACCCGCACCGGCTGAAGCTGTGGCTCGACGTCGACGGTCGCCGCTATCAGCATGGCTCGACCGCGACGATGATCTTTCGCGTGCCGTTCCTGATCAGCTACTTGAGCCGCTTCATGAGCCTGCAGCCGGGCGACGTGATCTCGACCGGCACGCCGCCGGGCGTCGGGCTTGGTCAAAAGCCGCCCGTCTATCTGCGCGCGGGGCAGGTGATGACAGTCGGCATCGAAGGGCTCGGCGAGCAGCGGCAGCGGGTCGTGCAGCGATGA